A region of the Nocardia nova SH22a genome:
TCCCGGCCCGCTACCGAAGGCGAGGGCCGGACCGGTCGCCGGAAATCCAGTCATCGTGACCTCCACCGTTGTCGAACCTGTTGCGCTCCAACGACTGCCGCACTGCCGCACTGCCGCACTGCCGCACTGCCGCAGCGAATTGTCCAGCGTCCAGCCGCACTTTCCATCCAACTCCGGAATGCCACCGGTCGCCGCTTTTTTTATCGAAGCCGTAAATATCGCGCGCACCGGCCCGTGGATATCGTCGTGCCCCGGCCGATCGCCGGACACGCACGCCATTTCGGACATCACTCGGCGTTCATGAACTACCGTCGAGGTTCACCACACGGCGTACGCGCTCGACCAGGGACAACGACAATTCCGACGGCATGCCGTCGGATCATCGGTACCGGTGTCTACGGAGGAGATGAGCTGTTGGTCGGCAATTTCACCTATACCGGCTGTGACAATCTGGAAGTCATGGCCGAAGCGGTCAACTACAACACGTTTCTCGTCGGCACCATCGCCGAGCGCCTCACCTCGCCCGATCTGCGGGTGCTCGATTTCGGCGCCGGGTCGGGAACCTACGCCGATATGCTCGCCGAACGTCATATCACTCCCGATTGCCTGGAGCCCGACGAGCAGTTGCAGGACATCCTGCGTTCGAAGGACTACCGGGTCGTCGATCACGAGACGCGCATTCCGGAGGGCGAGCGGTACGACCTCATCTACACCTTCAACGTCCTCGAGCACATCAAGGACGATCAGGCGGCCACCGAGCATCTGGCCGCACTGCTGCGGCCCGGCGGGACCCTGGTCGTCTACGTGCCCGCACTCGAGGTCCTGTTCACCGCCATGGACATCAAGGTCGGGCACTACCGCCGCTATCGGCGCACCCAGCTCGAACGCCTGTTGCGCGATGCGGGCCTCGAGATCGTCGAGTCGCGCTATTGCGACCCCCTCGGCTTCTTCGCGACCCTGGCCTACCGGGTCCTCGGCTCCGGCGACGGCACGATCGATCCCCGGTCCCTCAAGCTCTACGACCGGTTGGTGTTCCCGATCAGCCGGGCACTGCAGGCCCTGACGAGCAAGCTCTTCGGCAAGAACGTCCTGGTCGTCGCCCGCGCGGTCTGAGCCCGACGTCTCCGGGCCGCGCTCACAGCGAGCGCACAGCGCACTGCTAATTCCCGCCTCACCACCGCTACTACCGTCGCTGCGACACAACCGAGGCGAGGAGTAGCAGATGGCCGAACACGACCTGGGATTGACGCACGACCTGCGGGTGATGTCCCGTCGGCGGATCCTGTCCCTGTTCGGTGCCGTGGGAGCGACGGCCGTCGCGGCCGGATGCGCGACCGCGACGAACAGCACCACGGCCACCGGCGATACGTCGGCGACCACCACCGCGGCCAACCCCGCGGCGGCACCGCAGGAAACCGCGGGCCCGTACCCGGGTGACGGGTCGAACGGGCCGAACGTCCTGGTGGAGTCCGGCGTGGTCCGCTCCGACATCACCACCAGCTTCGGCGCGTATTCCGGTACCGCACAGGGTGTTCCGATGACTTTGACTCTGAACCTGCGGGATCTGGTCGAGAACGCCGCGGGCAAGGGGATGGCCGTCTACGTGTGGCACTGTGACCGCGAGGGACGCTATTCCCTCTACGACGACGGCATCACCGAGCAGAACTACCTGCGCGGCGTGCAGGTGGCCGGTGACGACGGTACCGTCCGGTTCACCTCGATCTTCCCGGCCTGCTATTCCGGCCGGTGGCCGCACATCCATTTCGAGGTCTACGACGACCTCGCCACCGCCGTCGCGGGCAGTAACGCCCGGCTGACCTCGCAGATCGCGCTGCCGCAGGACAGCTGTGAACAGGTCTTCGCCGCCGACTCCGGCTATTCGGCGAGCGTGGCCAACCTGTCGAAGGTCACGCTGTCCTCCGACAATGTCTTCGGTGACGGCTGGGATGCCGAACTCGCCACGGTGACAGGCAGTCCCGCCGACGGCCTGGCGGTCACGCTCACCGTCGGCGTCGCGGCAGCGTCGGAGAACACCGCGGCCCCGGGCGGCGCCGCGCCGGGTGGTCCCCCGCCGGGCGGCGCCCCGAGCGGCCCACCGCCCCGCTGATCCCGGCGCCGCCGCCCGACGACGGCGCCGGGACCTGCCCGGCGCCAACGATTTTCGATACCTCCCGTTTGTCCTCGCGCGCGCCGGGTATCCGGCGGTACACAGGAAAGCGGTGCCGGAACACAGGTTCCGGCACCGGCTCGAGGACAGGCGGATACGCGATGATCACCCACTCCGGCCGAATCCGGTTCTGCGCATTGGCCATCGGCGTGGCCTTCGTATCGGGTGCATGCGGCACCTCGACCGAACCCGCCGAGCCCGGTGCGCCGCAGACCGCCGGTTCCGCCGACGCTCCGGCGATCACGCCCCGCGCAGCACAGGATCTGTGCGAGAACCTGCAAAAACATGTCCAGGACTGGCACGGTAAGGACACCGTGCTGGTCAAGGCCCAGTTCAACGGTGTGGTGCAGGAATGGGCGGCGCGCAACAACGGGATCAACATCGCTGTCGCGCGCAACCGTGATGTCATCGACACGACGACCTCCGGTACCTGCCCGCAGGTCCGCACGGACATCCTGAGCACCACGGGCACAACGGATCTGGCCTCCGCGCTGGTCGGCTTCTGACCTGTCCCAGGGTGTCGCGGCGCGCCGCTCGCTTCCGGCCGTCGGGAGCTGTTCCCACGACGATCCGGAAGCGGGGTAGTCCGTGATCGCACATCGCGCGCGCCGCTCAGAATCCATGGCGGCCTCCGAGCCCGTGATCGACGTGGGGCGATCGAGGTATCACGACCCATTCGACGCGGCGGACTCGTTTCGGTCGGCCCGGCCCGGGTAGTGCGGAGGGGAGGGCACGGAGGGCCGCTGGGTCAGGGCCCGCGCCGAATGTCTGCTTGTAGTTCGCGTCCGGGCCGGTTCGAGCGGTCCGGGCGAGTGCTGGATCCATCGTGATCGACGAGCCAGGCAGGTGACCGTTTCGGGAAGGACGGAACACGATCATGTTCCTCGTTCGGTTACCCGGGGTGTACGGGCCGCAGGCCGATACGGCATTGCTGATGAGTGCCGCGGGTGATCCCTCGATACCGCGCGGGGGCCGTGTGCTGGACATGTGCACCGGAACGGGCGCGCTGGCGATCGACGCCGCACGTCAGGGCGCGCACAGTGTCACCGCGATCGACATGTCCTGGCGGGCTTTGTTTTCGGCGTGGGTCAACATCCGCCTGCACCGGGTTCCGGTGCGGGTACGCCGCGCCGACTCCACGTGTTTCGAGGACGGTCACGGCTACGATCTCGTACTCGCCAATCCCCCGTACGTGCCCGGCCCGCACAACCGCTGCGCTCGCGGCGCGGCGCGCGCCTGGGATGCGGGACCGACCGGGCGCGATGTGCTCGATCCGCTGTGCGACATCCTCCCGCGACTGATGAATCCGAGGGCGACCGGCCTCATCGTGCATTCGGCCCTGTGCGATCCCGACGTCACCATCGACCGGTTGCGGGCGGGTGGTCTGAAGGCCGCGGTGGTGTCGCAGGCCGTGGTCGACTTCGGCCCGGTGCTGCACTCACGCGTGGACCGGCTCGAGGCCGCCGGACTGCTGAACACCGGACAGCATCGGGAACGGCTGGTCGTGATACGAGCCGACCGCCCCGAGCATCCTGATGCGGCACGATGAACTGTCCGCGAGCCGCTCGAAGCGGCCCTGGATCGAAAACGGTTGCGCGCGTTCACATACGCTGGCCCACGGGTTCACCGACGGACTCGCGCAGCCGGTCGCGTAACTCGCTGTCGAAGAAGGCGATGAATCCGTCCGGATCGGGTCCGGCGTTCTGCAGCACCAGATGATCGAACCCCGCCTCGAGATGGGTCCGGACGGCCTGCAGGTATTCGCCGGTGTCGGTGCCGCAGGTGAACTGGCGGCGGATGTCGTCTTCGCGGACGGTGCCGGTGGCCGCCGCGAAATTGACCGGATTCGGCAGTTCGCTCATCACCTTCCACCCGGTCACCGCCCACCGGGAGGTGTCGAGTGCGGCGCGCGCGGCGGTTCCGGCGTCCGGTGCCCAGGCAACGGGAATCTCGACGTAGCGCGGCCCCGCGCCACCGGCGGCCTCGAAGTGACCGATCAACTCGGCCGAGGGCTCGGTGGCGAACAGGCCGTCACCCAGCTCACCCGCGATCCGCGCGGCCGCGGGACCGCCCGCCGCGACGGCGATCCGCGGTGGCCGATCGGGCAGATCGAAGACCCGCGCATCCGAAAGTTGCAGGTACTCACCGCGATACGACCGGTAGCCGCCGCGCCACAGCAACCGGATGATCTCGAGCGCCTCCCGCAGCCTGCCGTGGCGGCCGGGCACCGACTCCGGGAATCCGGGACCGATCACATGCTCGTTCAGCCGCTCGCCGGACCCGACGCCCAGGGTGAATCGCCCCTCGGAGATCAGCGCCAGCGTCGCGGCGGCCTGTGCCACGATCGCGGGGTGATATCGGACCGACGGGCAGGTGACTCCCGTCGCCAGCCCGATCCGCTCGGTCCGCGCCGCGATCGCGCCGAGCACCGTCCACGCGAACGGCGAATGCCCCTGATTGTCCAGCCAGGGATGGTAATGGTCGCTGATCTCGACGAAATCGAATCCGGCCCGCTCGGCCACGACGGCCTGCCGGATCAGCTCCGCAGGTCCGAACGCCTCGGACGCCAGCTTGTACCCGAACCGCACCCCGGCGTTCTCGCGCTCCGCCTTGTCGAGTTCCCGGCGCAACCGCGCCACCGCCCGCTCATCGCCCGCGTCCTGTGCTGTGGTGATGTCCTGGCGCAGTTGCGCGACGATATCTCGAAATGCCATGTCACCAACCCCTTTCAGGCCGGTCGAACCCCTTCGCCCCGGTCACCGACGGCGACTTCCACGGCCGAATATCGTCGGCCTACCCCGGGCACCGGCCCCGAAACCGGACGTTCCGGCACGGCCGCCACCCCGGTTCGGTTTCCCCGGGCGTGAGCGGGTATCCGCCGGTCGGATGGACAACCGGCGCGTGAAAGGAGATCCGGCCATGCGGTCCACCGCGACCCACAAGCTGATCGGCTCACATCTGGTCTCGGGCGAGATGACACCCGGCGCCGACATCGGGATCCACATCGATCAGACCCTCACCCAGGACGCCACCGGCACCCTGGTGATGCAGGAACTCGAGGCACTCGGGCTCGATCGGGCACGCACCGAGGTCAGCGTCCAGTACGTCGACCACAATCTGCTGCAGACCGACGAGAAGAACGCCGAGGACCACGAATATCTGCGCACCGCGGCCCAGCGGTTCGGGCTGTGGTTCTCCAAACCCGGCAACGGGGTCTCGCATCCGACCCATATGCAGCGATTCGGGCTGCCCGGAAAGACCATGGCGGGCTCCGATTCCCACACCCCGGCGGCCGGTTCGCTCGGAATGCTGGCGATCGGGGTCGGCGGATTGGAAGTGGCGCTGGCGATCGCGGGCGAGCCGTTGCGGATCCGGATGCCGCAGGTGTGGGGTGTGCGGCTGGAAGGTGAGCTGCCGCAGTGGTGTTCGGCCAAGGACGTGATCCTGGAAATGCTGCGGCGCCACGGTGTCAGCGGCGGCGTCGGCCGGATCATCGAATATCACGGTCCCGGACTGGCGGGACTGACCGCCATGGATCGTCATGTGATCGCGAACATGGGCGCCGAACTGGGCGCGACCACCACGGTATTTCCCAGTGACGAGGCCGTGCGGGACTTCCTGCGCGCGGAGGACCGGGAGCAGGACTGGACCGCACTGGCCGCCGACCCCGGCGCCGAGTACGACCTCGAGGACACCATCGACCTGTCGCGTATCGAACCGCTCATCGCGCGGCCGTCCTCACCGGGCGATGTGGTTCCCGTGCGCGAGGTCGCCGGGGAGGAGATCGCCCAGGTGGTGATCGGGTCGAGTGCCAATCCGGGACTGCGCGATTTCGCCGTCGTGGCGGCGATGGTGGCCGGACGCCAGACCGTTCCGCAGGTGAGTTTCGATGTGAATCCGACATCCCGGGAAATCCTGTCCGATCTGATGCGCATGGGTGCCACGACCGAACTGGTCACCAGTGGCGCGCGCATCCATCAGGCGGGCTGCATGGGATGTATCGGGATGGGCCAGGCACCGGCCCCGGGCCGCAACTCGCTGCGCACCATGCCCCGCAATTTCCCGGGACGCTCGGGCACCACCGACGACGCGGTCTGGCTGTGCTCGCCCGAGACCGCGACCGCCTCGGCACTGACCGGCGTGATCACCGATCCGCGGGACTGGGCCCGGCGGGAGAGGGTGAGCTACCCGGAACTCGATCTGCCGCAACACCATTCGGTCAACACCGCAATGCTGGTCGCACCGCTGGATCCGCGGGAAGCGCGGCGGGTGCGGCCGGTGAAGGGACCCAACATCTCCAGCCTGCCCGACCTCGATCCGCTTCCCGGCCACATCCAGGCGCCGGTACTGCTGAAGGTCGGCGACGACATCTCCACCGACGAGATATCTCCGGCCGGTGCCCGGGCACTGCCGTTCCGCTCCAACATCCCCGAGCTGGCGAAGTTCACCTTCACCCGCGTCGACGAGTCCTATCCGGACCGGGCGGCGCACACCCGCGAATCCGGCCATATCGTCGTCGGCGGGCGCAACTACGGCCAGGGCTCCTCCCGCGAACATGCCGCGATCGCCCCGCGATACCTCGGACTGCGCGCCGTGATCGCGAAGTCGTTCGCTCGCATC
Encoded here:
- a CDS encoding aconitate hydratase, with the translated sequence MRSTATHKLIGSHLVSGEMTPGADIGIHIDQTLTQDATGTLVMQELEALGLDRARTEVSVQYVDHNLLQTDEKNAEDHEYLRTAAQRFGLWFSKPGNGVSHPTHMQRFGLPGKTMAGSDSHTPAAGSLGMLAIGVGGLEVALAIAGEPLRIRMPQVWGVRLEGELPQWCSAKDVILEMLRRHGVSGGVGRIIEYHGPGLAGLTAMDRHVIANMGAELGATTTVFPSDEAVRDFLRAEDREQDWTALAADPGAEYDLEDTIDLSRIEPLIARPSSPGDVVPVREVAGEEIAQVVIGSSANPGLRDFAVVAAMVAGRQTVPQVSFDVNPTSREILSDLMRMGATTELVTSGARIHQAGCMGCIGMGQAPAPGRNSLRTMPRNFPGRSGTTDDAVWLCSPETATASALTGVITDPRDWARRERVSYPELDLPQHHSVNTAMLVAPLDPREARRVRPVKGPNISSLPDLDPLPGHIQAPVLLKVGDDISTDEISPAGARALPFRSNIPELAKFTFTRVDESYPDRAAHTRESGHIVVGGRNYGQGSSREHAAIAPRYLGLRAVIAKSFARIHWQNLANFGVLALEFDDPGDYDTIDRDDVLILDDIRDALAGGDPIRVRNTSKDRTFLVRHRLSPRQVQDVLAGGLIPRLAGSR
- a CDS encoding dioxygenase codes for the protein MAEHDLGLTHDLRVMSRRRILSLFGAVGATAVAAGCATATNSTTATGDTSATTTAANPAAAPQETAGPYPGDGSNGPNVLVESGVVRSDITTSFGAYSGTAQGVPMTLTLNLRDLVENAAGKGMAVYVWHCDREGRYSLYDDGITEQNYLRGVQVAGDDGTVRFTSIFPACYSGRWPHIHFEVYDDLATAVAGSNARLTSQIALPQDSCEQVFAADSGYSASVANLSKVTLSSDNVFGDGWDAELATVTGSPADGLAVTLTVGVAAASENTAAPGGAAPGGPPPGGAPSGPPPR
- a CDS encoding TIGR03557 family F420-dependent LLM class oxidoreductase; translated protein: MRFGYKLASEAFGPAELIRQAVVAERAGFDFVEISDHYHPWLDNQGHSPFAWTVLGAIAARTERIGLATGVTCPSVRYHPAIVAQAAATLALISEGRFTLGVGSGERLNEHVIGPGFPESVPGRHGRLREALEIIRLLWRGGYRSYRGEYLQLSDARVFDLPDRPPRIAVAAGGPAAARIAGELGDGLFATEPSAELIGHFEAAGGAGPRYVEIPVAWAPDAGTAARAALDTSRWAVTGWKVMSELPNPVNFAAATGTVREDDIRRQFTCGTDTGEYLQAVRTHLEAGFDHLVLQNAGPDPDGFIAFFDSELRDRLRESVGEPVGQRM
- a CDS encoding methyltransferase, producing the protein MFLVRLPGVYGPQADTALLMSAAGDPSIPRGGRVLDMCTGTGALAIDAARQGAHSVTAIDMSWRALFSAWVNIRLHRVPVRVRRADSTCFEDGHGYDLVLANPPYVPGPHNRCARGAARAWDAGPTGRDVLDPLCDILPRLMNPRATGLIVHSALCDPDVTIDRLRAGGLKAAVVSQAVVDFGPVLHSRVDRLEAAGLLNTGQHRERLVVIRADRPEHPDAAR
- a CDS encoding class I SAM-dependent methyltransferase, with the translated sequence MVGNFTYTGCDNLEVMAEAVNYNTFLVGTIAERLTSPDLRVLDFGAGSGTYADMLAERHITPDCLEPDEQLQDILRSKDYRVVDHETRIPEGERYDLIYTFNVLEHIKDDQAATEHLAALLRPGGTLVVYVPALEVLFTAMDIKVGHYRRYRRTQLERLLRDAGLEIVESRYCDPLGFFATLAYRVLGSGDGTIDPRSLKLYDRLVFPISRALQALTSKLFGKNVLVVARAV